Within the Mustela lutreola isolate mMusLut2 chromosome 2, mMusLut2.pri, whole genome shotgun sequence genome, the region gggcacctgggtggcttactcagttaagcatctgcctttggctcaggtcataatcccaggatcctgggattgagcccacatggACCCCCagtttgggcttcctgctcagtggtaaacctgcttctccttctccctctgcaccccctcctgTTGTTATGCTTGTGTGCGCTTTCTCGCTcactctcccccaaataaataaacaaaatactttttttaaaaaaagttacacaGAGAGAAGACCAAAATCGACAGTCTGAGATTGAAAATAACCATCCCTACTCTCCTCTCCTAGGTAGTGAAGAAGAAACACGAGCCATGGACAACCTCACCTCTGTGGCTGCAAATGGCAGTTTATGCACCCGAGATTACAAGATCACACAGGTCCTCTTTCCGCTCCTTTACACTGTCCTGTTTTTTGTTGGACTCATCACAAACAGTCTGGCTAtgaggattttctttcaaatCCGCAATAAATCtaactttatcatttttcttaagaACACAGTCATTTCTGATCTTCTCATGATTCTGACTTTTCCATTCAAAATTCTCAGTGATGCCAAACTGGGAACAGGACCACTGAGAACCTTTGTGTGCCAAGTGACCTCTGTCATATTTTATTTCACAATGTacatcagtatttcattccttggACTGATAACTATTGATCGCTACCAGAAAACCACCAGGCCATTTAAGATGTCCAACCCCAGCAATCTCTTGGGGGCTAAAATTCTCTCTGTCATAATTTGGGCATTCATGTTCTTACTCTCTTTGCCCAACATGATTCTGACCAACAAAAGGCCAAAAgacaagaatgtgaagaaatgcTCTTTCCTCAAATCAGAGTTTGGTCTGGTCTGGCATGAAATAGTCAATTACATCTGTCAAGTCATTTTctggattaattttttaattgtcattGTATGTTATACACTCATTACAAAAGAACTATACAGGTCATATGTGAGAACAAGGGGTGTAGGCAAAGTCCCCAAGAAAAAGGTAAACATCAAAGTTTTCATTATCattgctgtattttttatttgttttgttcctttccaTTTTGCTCGCATTCCCTACACCCTGAGCCAAACCCGGGATGTCTTTGACTGCTCCGCTGAGAATACTCTGTTTTATGTTAAAGAAAGCACACTTTGGTTGACTTCCTTAAATGCATGCctggatccattcatctactTTTTCCTCTGCAAGTCCTTCAAAAATTCCTTAATGAGTATGCTGAAGTGCCGCAATTCTGCAACGTCTCCATcccaacaaaacaggaaaaaagaacaggACAGTGGTGACCCAAGTGAAGAGACTCCAATGTAAAACACCTGAGGTAATATTCCAACCTATTAGCGTCTGGAACATCCAAAAGGAAAGCACTGTGTAAAAGTACTGACTAATAGTAAGCTGAGTTAGTAACAATGACTCTCTAAACAAGTAGTAGAAAACAACAGAagtcattttcatttacttatccAGTAGTAAAAGCTGTcttaaaatgtagaaaaagaaaccTAACATGTAGATGTTTAGCAAAATGAACTGTATCTAATCATAGTGGTTATAAGCCAAACTACATGGAAGTCATGATTTATAAAGTGTTAGCAATGTGGGTGACCATAGGATAaatgttgtaatttttttaatacgTTATTGAACACAGTGTAATTATCAAGTTATAATCAACTAAGGAAAAATGATAAAGCtgataaaaaaaaacttctgactGAAAATTATACTGAGATGTGCATACACTCTAGTCCCTGACCAAATGCTGATCTATTGTGATActcattataatattttaagaggGACACTTAACAAAGACTATAAAAACTACTAACTTCTAACTAACTATTAGCAAAAGCCTAAGAAATTTAAACTAATTGAAATGGTAACTGGactgaactttttaaattttcattaaaaagatagGCTTTAAAATACTTGTCCAATAAAAAGAGCAGAAATAGCaaaatttattttgctatttatttaaaagttatttctatGACCTTGTAATACCGAAAAACTCTTTGAGTATTTCCTTAATCCTAGAGAAAACAGTTTTATTAATGGTAAAATACCATCATTGCCACTTACCTTTATTAATTAGCTTTCAGAAACTACCTGCTATTTGGGTTAGTGAATATTGCTTcagtgagaaaaacaaatgtgaaTATGCGGTTGCAAAGCATAACTATTAGCAGAAAAGTGGGTAAAATGTTTCTAATTACTGGTTTGTCACTTGTGTGAGATatcaaaaaaaaagtatattaaactCTAAAACACACTTTGTTGGAATTTCTTTGTTCGAAGACATTAGATATCACAGCTCACCTCTTATATACTCCTACATCAAACATCAAACCATTGTAATAAAGGATAACTGCAAAAACTTTTATGACACATCACTGGACAAAGTCTCTAGTGAAAGTACCATAACACATCAATTAGTTC harbors:
- the P2RY12 gene encoding P2Y purinoceptor 12; the protein is MDNLTSVAANGSLCTRDYKITQVLFPLLYTVLFFVGLITNSLAMRIFFQIRNKSNFIIFLKNTVISDLLMILTFPFKILSDAKLGTGPLRTFVCQVTSVIFYFTMYISISFLGLITIDRYQKTTRPFKMSNPSNLLGAKILSVIIWAFMFLLSLPNMILTNKRPKDKNVKKCSFLKSEFGLVWHEIVNYICQVIFWINFLIVIVCYTLITKELYRSYVRTRGVGKVPKKKVNIKVFIIIAVFFICFVPFHFARIPYTLSQTRDVFDCSAENTLFYVKESTLWLTSLNACLDPFIYFFLCKSFKNSLMSMLKCRNSATSPSQQNRKKEQDSGDPSEETPM